In a single window of the Mauremys reevesii isolate NIE-2019 linkage group 3, ASM1616193v1, whole genome shotgun sequence genome:
- the LOC120401487 gene encoding zinc finger protein 501-like, which produces MVSETIEQNPQQEDEEQVESHGVLLQRCKGSVSRSCEQGKACESQYMPEKWQGNQLRQKVGKSVNYWGTLKSLKETTAQQKILMGERNNTCVECGKKLSRRSSLIRHLRLHAGESSYECCECGKTFTQSSHFIKHQRSHRGKKPYKCCECGKTFTRSSVFINHQRIHTGEKPYKCCQCGKTFAQSSNLITHQRSHSGEKPYVCYECGKTFAWNSNLTRHQRIHTQEKPCCECGKTFTNSSTLIKHQRIHTGEKAYECYECQKTFTKPSTLIEHQRIHTGEKPYECCECGKTFAWRSTLVTHQRIHRGEKPYECCECGKTFTLSADLIRHQRIHTGEKPYECCECGKTFPQCSTLTEHQRIHTGEKPYECCECGKTFAWSSNLITHRRIHTGEKPYECCECGKTFARNSHLSRHRRSHTQE; this is translated from the coding sequence atggtgagtgagaccATAGAGCAGAATCCTCAGCAGGAAGATGAAGAGCAAGTGGAATCACATGGGGTGTTATTGCAAAGATGCAAGGGGAGTGTGTCCAGGAGCTGTGAGCAGGGAAAAGCCTGTGAGAGTCAGTACATGCCAGAGAAGTGGCAGGGAAACCAGCTAAGGCAGAAAGTTGGTAAATCAGTTAATTATTGGGGAACTCTCAAAAGCCTCAAGGAAACCACGGCCCAGCAGAAAATCCTGATGGGAGAGAGAAATAACACATGcgttgagtgtgggaaaaagctCAGTAGGCGCTCGAGCCTTATTAGACATCTGAGACTCCATGCAGGAGAGAGctcctatgaatgctgtgagtgtgggaaaaccttcactcaaagttCACACTTTATTAAACATCAGAGGAGCCACAGAGGGAAGAAACCCTACaaatgctgcgagtgtgggaaaaccttcactcggAGCTCTGTCTTTATTaaccatcagagaatccacacaggggagaaaccttATAAATGCTgtcagtgtgggaaaacctttgctcaaagctcaaaccttattacacatcagaggaGCCACTCGGGGGAGAAACCCTATGTATGctatgagtgcgggaaaacctttgCTTGGAACTCAAACCTTActagacatcagaggatccacacacaAGAGAAACCCTGCTGtgaatgtgggaaaaccttcactaatAGCTCAacccttattaaacatcagagaatccacacaggggagaaagcCTATGAATGCTATGAGTGCCAGAAAACCTTCACTAAGCCCTCAACCCTTATTgaacatcagaggatccacacaggggagaaaccctatgaatgctgtgagtgtgggaaaacctttgcTTGGCGCTCCACCCTTGTTacacatcagaggatccacagaggggagaaaccctatgaatgttgtgagtgcgggaaaaccttcactctgTCCGCAGACCTTAtaagacatcagagaatccacacaggggagaaaccctatgaatgctgtgagtgcgggaaaaccttcccTCAGTGCTCAACCCTTACTgaacatcagaggatccacacaggggagaaaccctatgaatgctgtgagtgtgggaaaacctttgcttggagctcaaaccttattacacataggaggatccacacaggggagaaaccctatgaatgctgtgagtgcgggaaaaccttcgcTCGGAACTCACACCTTAGTAGACATCGGAGAAGCCACACTCAAGAGTGA